In one Musa acuminata AAA Group cultivar baxijiao chromosome BXJ2-5, Cavendish_Baxijiao_AAA, whole genome shotgun sequence genomic region, the following are encoded:
- the LOC135612823 gene encoding calcium uniporter protein 3, mitochondrial-like, with translation MAGFRKTLAHRLWQITRVGSPATSSSASRAGSHLLYSGSRDEHGLLRRFLSSFVQKRPIFHPALPPDRHALPLGDRLLERICGLSPDRIRLDLLLPPSAPIPAAAEQEEEEEEEKRPPVARVDAARARLRATGKSCVSHAEFVRICCEASGGDRGVEVARSLDESGAVVVWGDVVFLRPEEVAKAIETVIAPSLARWSDAEREELREMEATKAEIDRSAVAHVRRELCCGLGLLAAQTAAFMRLTFWELSWDVMEPICFYITSIYFMAGYAFFLRTSREPSFEGFFATRFAARQKRLMKARNFDIHRFDELRRASPPPHRQLTPPSYNARAKTVS, from the exons ATGGCGGGATTCCGTAAAACCCTAGCTCATCGATTGTGGCAGATCACCAGGGTCGGTTCccccgccacctcctcctccgcctctcgGGCCGGCAGCCACCTCCTCTACTCTGGCTCCCGCGACGAGCACGGGCTCCTCCGGCGCTTCCTCTCCTCCTTCGTCCAGAAGCGGCCCATTTTCCACCCCGCCCTGCCGCCCGACCGCCACGCGCTCCCCCTCGGTGACCGGCTGCTCGAGCGGATCTGCGGCCTCAGCCCGGACCGGATCCGCCTCGACCTGCTCCTTCCGCCGTCGGCACCGATCCCCGCGGCGGCGgagcaggaggaagaggaagaggaggagaagcgcCCGCCGGTGGCGAGGGTGGATGCTGCGAGGGCGAGGCTGAGGGCTACGGGGAAGAGCTGCGTCTCCCACGCGGAGTTCGTCCGGATCTGCTGCGAGGCGTCGGGCGGCGACCGGGGCGTGGAGGTCGCCAGATCGCTGGATGAATCTGGAGCCGTGGTCGTGTGGGGCGATGTGGTCTTTCTGCGGCCGGAAGAG GTGGCCAAAGCGATCGAGACCGTCATCGCGCCATCACTGGCCCGCTGGAGCGACGCGGAGAGAGAAGAGCTCAGGGAGATGGAGGCGACGAAGGCGGAGATCGATCGGAGCGCGGTGGCGCACGTGAGACGGGAGCTCTGTTGCGGGCTGGGGCTGTTGGCGGCGCAGACGGCGGCGTTCATGCGGTTGACCTTCTGGGAGCTCTCCTGGGACGTCATGGAGCCGATCTGCTTCTACATCACCTCCATCTACTTCATGGCCGGCTACGCCTTCTTCCTGAGGACCTCCAGGGAGCCCTCCTTCGAGGGCTTCTTCGCCACACGCTTCGCCGCCCGGCAGAAACGCCTGATGAAGGCCAGGAACTTCGACATCCATCGCTTCGACGAGCTCAGGCGAGCTTCCCCACCTCCTCAccgacagctcacacccccttctTACAATGCGAGGGCAAAAACTGTGTCCTAA